Below is a genomic region from Sebastes umbrosus isolate fSebUmb1 chromosome 20, fSebUmb1.pri, whole genome shotgun sequence.
AATTTTTATTCTGTCTGTTATTGTCTGCTGGCCGAAGCACCACAGATAATGCGATTAAAGGTTTATTGGGGACAAAAGCCTCTTATGTTGATGCTGTTGTTGTCCAAAAAACAGTGACAATGTTCCCTCCTACAAAAACCACCATCTCTCAACACAGACAAATGAACTAACGCAGCCCAGTGAAAGAGAAAACTGAGTAGTTCTCTTTCTATCAGTAATGATGAGGACGTTGGCGATGGCGCAGCACACACCACCCCTGCTATTGATGCTTCTTCTATGTACTCTATCCGTCAGCTCATCATTCCAGCCAGCCCTGGTGTTAGAAATGGCCAAGATTCTCCTGGAAAACTACTGCTTCCCTGAGAACCTAGTTGGGATGCAGGAAGCCATCCAACAAGCCATCAACAGCGGAGAAATCCTGCAGATTTCAGACAGGAAGACCCTGGCCTCTGTGCTCACATCCGGGGCACAAGGGGCGCTGAATGATCCGCGGTTGACTGTGTCATACGAGCCCAATTTCGTTTCGGTGATGCCACCAACGCTGCCGTCGCTCCCCATAGAGCAGCTGATCTGGCTGGTGAGAAACTCTGTCAAGCTGGATATCCTGGAAAACAACGTTGGATATTTGCGGATGGATCGGGTCATTGGGGAGAAGACAGCGGCAAAGCTTGGCTCGCTGCTGAGGGACAACATCTGGGACAAAGTTGCTCACACGTCCTCACTAATCTTGGACCTGAGGTATAGCACAGCTGGAGAACTGTCTGGAGTTCCCTTTATAATCTCCTATTTCTCAGACCCTGAGCCCCTCATTCATATTGACACTGTGTATGACAGGCCCTCAAATACAACTAGGGAGCTGTGGACCATGCCGTCAATAATGGGGGAAAGGTATGGAAAGAAGAAAGACGTGATTATTTTGACCAGTAAGCGTACCATGGGGGCTGCTGAGGCAGTGGCATATACATTAAAAAACCTAAAAAGGGCCATCACAGTTGGGGAAAGGTCTGCTGGTGGGTCCGTAAAAGTTCAAAAGATTAGGATCCCTCAGTCGGAGTTCTACATAACAGTTCCTGTGGCAAGATCAGTTAGTCCAATCACAGGCAATAGCTGGGAAGTGAGTGGCGTTTCCCCAACAGTCAATGTCAACGCCAAGGACGCTGTCGCAAAAGCCAAGTCCCTTCTGGCTGTAAGGAGTTCCATTCCAAAAGTTGTGCTGAGTATAACCGACATAATCAGGAGATTCTATGCTTTCACTGACAGAGTTCCAGCTCTTCTTCAACATCTGCAATCTATAGACTTATTCTCTGTCGTATCTGAGGAGGACCTAGCACTCAGACTCAACCAGGATCTCCAGACTGTGTTTGAAGATCCACGACTGATCATCAAATACATGCAAGACAATGCTGCCATAGTAGAGGAGGACCCTGAGCTTTACAACATTCCAGTTGATTTGGAGTCATTACAAGTACTGGTAGATACAACGATTAAAGTGGAAATTCTCCCACATAATACTGGCTATTTCCGCTTTGACAAATTTTTCAAGTGGTCCGCAGGGGCTAAACTAGAACAGCTCATGGCTAAAAAGGTATGGGAGCCCCTCAAAGACACTAATAACCTGATCATTGATCTACGCCACAACACTGGTGGATCGTCTACCTCTCTAGCCCTTTTATTGTCCTATCTGCAGGACGCTTCCCAGAAGCATCATTTCTTCACAATATATGACCAAATTCAGAACACAACAACAGAATATGACTCTCTGCCTCGAATTACAGGCCTGACCTACGGGTCCAAACGTGGGGTTTACGTGTTGACCAGCTACTACACAGCAAGCGCTGGCGAAGAGTTTGCTTACCTGATACAGTCCCTACATCGTGGCACAGTCATTGGGGAAATTACATCTGGTACCCTGATGCACTCAAAGACGTTCCAAATAGAGGGGACAGATATTACCATCACTGTCCCTTTCATAAACTTTTTAGACAACAATGGTGAATGCTGGCTTGGAGGTGGTGTGGTCCCCGATGCCATTGTGCTAGCCGAGGAAGCTGTGGAGCACGTTCATGAGATTGCAGATTTTCACCAAGGGCTCAAGTCTCTCGTAGAGGGAACTGGGGAACTGTTAGAAAAACACTACGCTATCCATGAAGTTGCACTAAAGGTCAGCAAGGTATTGTTGAGCAAATGGGATGAGGGATGGTACCGGTCAGCGGTTGACTTTGAATCTCTGGCATCTCAGTTGACGGCGGACCTCCAAGAGATTTCAGATGATCACCGCCTCCATATCTTCTACTGCGATGTCGAGCCAGAGTCGCATCATGACGTCCCAAAGATCCCTACTGCTGAAGAAGTGGGATACATAATTGACGCTTTGTTTAAAATTGAGCTTCTGCCAGGTAATGTTGGCTATCTAAGGTTTGACATGATGGCTGATGTAGAGGTGTTAAAAGCCATTGGGCCTCAGCTGATCAAATTGGTGTGGAGCAAGATAGTAAACACCGATGCCCTCATTATTGACATGAGGTACAACACTGGTGGATATTCAACAGCAATTCCCCTCTTGTGCACCTATTTCTTTGATGCTGAACCATTGCGGCATCTTTACACTGTCTTTGATCGCACCACAACCACCATGTCAGAGGTAATGACATTGCCTCaaatcaaaggtcaaaggtaCGGGTTCTCCAAGGACGTCTACATCCTCACCAGTCACATGACAGGGTCAGCAGCCGAAGTGTTCACCCGCTCTATGAAAGACCTGAATAGGGCCACAATCATTGGAGAGCCAACGATCGGAGGGTCTCTATCAAGTGGAACCTATCAGATTGGGGACAGCGTCCTGTATGCTTCTATCCCTAACCAGGCTGTGTTCAGTGCAATCACTGGAAAAGTGTGGAGCCTTTCAGGGGTTGAGCCTCATGTAATAGCCCAGGCAAGTGACGCGCTTCCTGTGGCACAGAGACTCATAGAAGCAAGGCGGTTGAAGAGAGAGCCAGAAAAATAGTTTCTTGTGTTGTATTCTAACTTCCTTTAAAAACTGTTAGttattttgtcttgtgttaaGCCACCACTTCAATGTCCAAGTTCAGCTTTTATGAGTGGCAAGTGTGGTCTGTGTGACATTTCAATTATCTTCCAGAATCACATACCAGCCAGTCTTCACTATGAAATATACTTTTgcatttaaagaggacccattatgCGTTTGTGCTTTTTCGCTTTCCTTTATTGTGTTAGTTagttttgtttgtgcatgtaaaaggtctgcaaagttacaaagcccaaagttcaTCCCCATAGAAACACTGTTCCTGAACTGCATGAaaagtcctgccttttttttttcctgtgacatggtgatgtcaccaagtaccACATTTGCATTACCATAATTGCAATacttgcctagcggctagtttgtcacgccctcaaacaaagctggtaagagcggagctggagcggagtctgaagagtttggatCAGTTGACCAAttacaacagagtgggccagctgaccaatcagagcaaactTGGCTTttatggaggggggggggaacagagtgtttcagacagagggtgaaaagagatgctgcaacacagacagtatgagaaaaaaaaagtattttttgaacattaaagcatgtaaatttgttctagtagaaacccaaaatacaagtatgcacctgaaaataagtataATAGGCCCTCTGAGCTATTTAGGTGATGCCCTTATCCAGAAAGACTTGTACTGAGTGAGTATGGATTCAATGTATATCTCATTACAAGCGGGAATTTATTATCTGTGGATAGGATCAAATCTCCAATGTTACCTACCCTGGCATTAAAGACATTAAAGAGCATGTAATGGTAAACCGTTGACATTACATTTAAGTGAGCAGTGAATAAGTATTTTGAATAAAACAACTTCCAATTAGTAAGAATACATCACACATCAGTGTTTCTTGATGTAAATAACGTTGCACTCTTTTTATGTATTAACCTTTTACCTCCCCACCTGCATATTTTCATTCACCACCTGTaaattttctcttttgttttaatattttctgtTATTCCCTTTTGATTGCATTTTAAATGCCATGTATATTAGGTCAATATTCTGTTGGTTGATTTGatcattatgtaaatgtatgtatgttgaTGTATGTCATTATGTTCGACGGTTTTTCATTTCTTTGATAATTTCTTGAttgtttccttatttttttaGCATTGTGTTTTTTCAGTATGCTTTAATGATGTTTCAGCAAAACTACCAGCAGAGGGAGTAAGTACCAAACAAACCTAAACTGAATCTTGCTGTTCACTTCTACACCACTGCTGAAGGGAGACAACCTCCACCAATTGAACAAATGCTATGAAATGTGAACCATTTATGAGACAATAAAGACATTCTGTGGATATTAGTGGCATTATTTTGGATTTAATTTACTTTCCAGTCATTAATAGGAACATTCCTCTTTGATCATGAAGAAATGAATGAGCCGCTTTAAGTGTTGTTTTGAATTAAATGGCAATCATGAGTTTTCACATgctttatttcaacattttcttgTGTTATCTTGAAAAATGGCACAAAAGTCACACATCAATGACTTCCACTTATTTATACCGACACCAAAGGGCTTAATAAGTGAACTCACCAACCTTAATCCCTTTCTCAATATTCGTCTGGTACAAAGCTTGCCTTATTCGACACAGGTAGCTTTAAATAGGCGTTCAGAATACCTTGTTTAAGACGATTATCTTTGGCAACACCTCCTTGTTACTACACCTACATGGTTGTTATTGCCTTACAGAGGCACTCAGGATAATGCGATTAGAGGTTTATTGTTGGACAAATCCTCTTATGTTTGTGTTAACAGAAACCTTGCAGCCAAAACAGTGCCATTTGACAAAGAGCCTCTTCGGAGAAGGAGGTTCGGTTCAACAACCTCCACTTCCCATCTACTCACTTTTTGTCTGACTAAATTGGCAAAAATGGCGAAGGCTATCTTCCTGGTGGCACCACTGCTAGTTTTGGGGAATGTTTTCTTTACCCATGGCTCGTTTTCCCCCACCCTCATCGTAGATATGGCAAAAATCGTCATGGACAATTACTGCTCACCGGAGAAGCTGCAGGGGATGAAGCAGGCTATTGAAGCAGCCAGCAGCAACACAGAGGTTCTGAACATCCCAGACGCCGAAACCTTGGCGAATGTCCTCAGTGCTGGAGTCCAGACCACAGTCAGTGACCCACGCTTGATCGTCTCCTATGAGCCAAACTACGTCCCTGTGGTTCCCCCACAGATGCCTGCCTTGCCCCCTGAGCAGCTCATTGCCGTCCTCCAGACCTCCATCAAGCTCGATATCCTGGAGGGCAACATTGGCTACCTGAGGATTGATCACATCATCGGGGAGGAGGTGGCTGACAAGATTGGCCCTTTGCTTCTAGACCTGGTCTGGAATAAAATCCTGCCAACCTCAGCTCTCATCTTTGACTTGCGCTACACTGGCAGCGGGGACATCTCAGGAGTTCCCTACATTGTGTCTTACTTCACCGAGGCCGAGCCTCAGATTCACATCGACAGCGTG
It encodes:
- the rbp3 gene encoding retinol-binding protein 3 isoform X2 → MMRTLAMAQHTPPLLLMLLLCTLSVSSSFQPALVLEMAKILLENYCFPENLVGMQEAIQQAINSGEILQISDRKTLASVLTSGAQGALNDPRLTVSYEPNFVSVMPPTLPSLPIEQLIWLVRNSVKLDILENNVGYLRMDRVIGEKTAAKLGSLLRDNIWDKVAHTSSLILDLRYSTAGELSGVPFIISYFSDPEPLIHIDTVYDRPSNTTRELWTMPSIMGERYGKKKDVIILTSKRTMGAAEAVAYTLKNLKRAITVGERSAGGSVKVQKIRIPQSEFYITVPVARSVSPITGNSWEVSGVSPTVNVNAKDAVAKAKSLLAVRSSIPKVVLSITDIIRRFYAFTDRVPALLQHLQSIDLFSVVSEEDLALRLNQDLQTVFEDPRLIIKYMQDNAAIVEEDPELYNIPVDLESLQVLVDTTIKVEILPHNTGYFRFDKFFKWSAGAKLEQLMAKKVWEPLKDTNNLIIDLRHNTGGSSTSLALLLSYLQDASQKHHFFTIYDQIQNTTTEYDSLPRITGLTYGSKRGVYVLTSYYTASAGEEFAYLIQSLHRGTVIGEITSGTLMHSKTFQIEGTDITITVPFINFLDNNGECWLGGGVVPDAIVLAEEAVEHVHEIADFHQGLKSLVEGTGELLEKHYAIHEVALKVSKVLLSKWDEGWYRSAVDFESLASQLTADLQEISDDHRLHIFYCDVEPESHHDVPKIPTAEEVGYIIDALFKIELLPGNVGYLRFDMMADVEVLKAIGPQLIKLVWSKIVNTDALIIDMRYNTGGYSTAIPLLCTYFFDAEPLRHLYTVFDRTTTTMSEVMTLPQIKGQRYGFSKDVYILTSHMTGSAAEVFTRSMKDLNRATIIGEPTIGGSLSSGTYQIGDSVLYASIPNQAVFSAITGKVWSLSGVEPHVIAQASDALPVAQRLIEIVNLRAQVPAIIEGSATLIADNYAFEDIGAHVAEKLKGLLANGEYSKVVSKESLEVKLSADLKTLSEDKSLKTTSNIPALPPMDYSPEMYIELIKVSFHSDIFENNIGYLRFDMFGDFEEVKAIAQIIIEHVWNKVVNTDAMIVDLRNNLGGPTTAIAGFCSYFFDADKQIVLDKLYDRPSGTTTELLTLPELTGARYGSKKSLIILTSGATAGAAEEFVYIMKKLGRAMIVGETTAGGSHPPKTFSVGETDIFLSIPTVHSDTAAGPAWERAGIAPHIPVAADAALETAKGIFNKHIAGQK